Proteins encoded by one window of Oreochromis niloticus isolate F11D_XX linkage group LG17, O_niloticus_UMD_NMBU, whole genome shotgun sequence:
- the mcm10 gene encoding protein MCM10 homolog isoform X3 gives MEREDDLDILTALLAESEGIGEEQESQEQADDLDGLFDKENDEEYKEGVEEEKRNVDEMLELFGDVDDIEQEEKDKESEGGRENMNKSKEDLQEELRQMKEQMERLQQQLEASQKVSVPSASSSKTSGKNSPSVTPVRPKPAPTRQPSQARPATNAQKTPAAASSSTPVRAGSLKLQESSEFSSQLSIAESFKSKPRVAHQPKPRTSPESRGPLVEIKIGSSFKPIESTSTAPDALRSPSASHSRPAAAALAVQPKAPSYPSLPKDVALEKYSGLRLRKPRVSSSEMDRKMADRRLIRLSQLPERMARETLEDRDWVTFAVLVNKATPQSNSSGKTFSIWKLNDLHNLEVFVSLFLFGEVHKEHWKTETGTVVGLLNPNPMKQKEGYDGVSLTVDHPQKVLLMGEAQDYGTCKGVKRNGEPCSQIVNMYECPYCQYHVKAQYKKMSSKRAELQSSFSGRAPSKVMGKGKAGGLRERICQDGFYYGGVSSAACAASLTTSKPNKPTQKTLDKLFVRGSAQLVSQAKRLAMQSGEVAGCSDEFKSLMSVPTPGALQLKKHLTQGSQSVSKETSGAPLQSISASDLLKQQKRKQRELLESRRKRVEEVQKRSLENSGGATGQHCLMSPKAASEVPTASQSPAAPHTPTLGRGFSKGDDILFFDTSPPPAPSPSTLSLSAAKLSALKKLRAKGTGLVKEDPNAVKRKRSDSSEINARVERNRTSPSGEASANEDEEPAQKKKQEQLNYVQSEEFQKILNAKSRHGVILQAAEYQLQERYFNVLVKKEQMEEKMRNIREMKCRAVTCKKCSYTYFKPADRCVEENHDLRWHEAMKRFFKCPCGQRAIALDRLPHKHCSNCGLFKWERDGMLKEKTGPKLGGELLLPRGEEHAKFLNSMK, from the exons ATGGAGA GAGAGGATGATCTGGATATTCTGACTGCGCTGCTGGCTGAGAGCGAGGGTATTGGCGAAGAACAAGAAAGCCAGGAGCAGGCGGACGATCTGGATGGGCTGTTTGACAAGGAAAATGACGAGGAGTACAAAGAGGGCGTCGAGGAGGAAAAGCGCAATGTGGACGAGATGTTGGAGCTCTTTGGAGATGTGGATGACATCGAACAAGAGGAGAAGGACAAAGAATCAGAGGGTGGCCGTGAGAACATGAACAAGTCGAAAGAGGATTTACAAG AGGAGTTGAGGCAGATGAAGGAACAGATGGAGAggttgcagcagcagctggaggcCAGCCAGAAAGTCTCAGTCCCGTCAGCCTCTTCATCCAAGACTTCAGGAAAAAACTCACCAAGTGTCACACCAGTGAGACCCAAACCTGCACCTACCCGACAACCAAGCCAGGCCAGACCAGCCACTAACGCACAGAAGACACCAGCAG CAGCGTCTTCATCCACTCCAGTGAGAGCAGGAAGCCTCAAGCTCCAGGAGTCCTCTGAGTTTTCTTCTCAGCTCAGCATTGCTGAGTCATTTAAAAGCAAACCGAGAGTGGCTCACCAACCTAAACCCAGGACATCACCGG AAAGCAGAGGACCACTGGTAGAGATAAAGATTGGCAGCTCCTTCAAGCCCATAGAGAGCACCAGCACAGCTCCTGATGCTCTGCGCTCACCTTCAGCGTCCCATAGCAGACCTGCAGCAGCTGCGTTAGCAGTGCAGCCTAAAGCTCCTTCTTACCCATCTCTTCCCAAAGACGTGGCTCTTGAGAAATATTCAGGACTGCGGCTCAG AAAACCACGTGTTTCTTCTAGCGAGATGGACCGTAAGATGGCTGACCGCCGTCTGATCCGATTGTCACAGTTACCGGAGCGTATGGCTCGGGAGACGCTGGAAGACCGCGATTGGGTGACGTTTGCTGTGCTGGTCAATAAAGCCACGCCTCAAAGCAACAGCAGT GGCAAAACCTTTAGCATCTGGAAACTGAACGACCTCCATAACCTGGaagtgtttgtgtctctgtttctgtttggtGAAGTTCACAAAGAGCACTGGAAGACTGAGACGGGCACAGTAGTTGGACTCCTCAACCCAAACCCCATGAAGCAGAAAGAAGGATATGACGGG GTGAGCCTGACGGTGGATCACCCACAGAAGGTGCTGCTGATGGGTGAAGCTCAGGACTACGGTACCTGCAAGGgtgtgaagaggaacggagagCCATGCTCGCAAATAGTTAACATG TATGAGTGCCCATACTGCCAGTATCACGTCAAGGCCCAGTATAAGAAGATGAGCTCAAAAAGGGCAGAGCTACAGTCATCGTTTTCCGGAAGAGCGCCCAGTAAAGTCATGGGGAAGGGGAAGGCAGGCGGCCTGAGAGAGCGGATTTGTCAGGACGGTTTCTACTACGGCGGCGTGTCCTCTGCTGCCTGTGCCGCCTCACT GACCACGTCCAAACCGAACAAACCCACCCAGAAAACTCTGGACAAGCTGTTTGTGAGAGGCTCGGCTCAGCTCGTCAGTCAGGCCAAGAGGCTCG ccaTGCAGTCTGGTGAAGTTGCAGGTTGCTCAGATGAATTTAAGAGCCTGATGTCAGTGCCAACACCTGGAGCTCTGCAGCTGAAGAAGCATCTCACGCAGGGCAGCCAGTCAG TTTCCAAAGAAACATCTGGAGCTCCTCTTCAGTCCATCTCGGCCTCAGACCTGCTGAAGCAGCAGAAACGGAAGCAGCGAGAGCTCCTGGAGAGCCGGCGGAAGAGAGTGGAAGAAGTTCAGAAAAGGTCACTGGAGAACTCGGGTGGTGCGACAGGCCAACATTGTTTAATGTCACCAAAAGCTGCTTCTGAAGTCCCCACGGCCTCTCAAAGCCCAGCGGCGCCCCACACTCCGACCCTGGGCCGAGGCTTCTCCAAGGGCGATGATATCCTCTTCTTTGATACCAGCCCCCCTCCAGCTCCTTCTCCCAGCACCCTCAGCCTATCAGCTGCCAAGCTGTCTGCTCTGAAGAAGCTAAGGGCCAAAGGCACAGGGCTGGTGAAGGAAGACCCCAACGctgtgaagaggaagaggagtgaCAGCAGTGAGATCAACGCCCGAGTAGAGCGGAATCGCACCTCACCCAGTG GTGAAGCCTCCGCTAATGAGGACGAGGAGCCAGCGCAGAAAAAGAAGCAAGAACAACTCAACTATGTCCAGTCAGAGGAGTTTCAGAAGATCCTGAATGCCAAATCTCGCCATGGCGTTATACTTCAAGCG gCAGAGTACCAGCTACAGGAGCGCTACTTCAATGTTCTGGTGAAGAAGGAGCAGATGGAGGAGAAGATGAGGAACATCAGAGAGATGAAGTGTCGAGCTGTCACCTGTAAAAAG TGTAGTTACACCTACTTCAAGCCGGCGGATCGTTGTGTAGAGGAGAACCATGATCTGCGGTGGCACGAGGCAATGAAACGCTTCTTTAAATGTCCTTGTGGACAGAGAGCCATTGCTCTGGACAGACtgccacacaaacactgcag CAACTGTGGTCTGTTTAAATGGGAACGAGATGGGATGTTGAAG GAGAAAACTGGCCCTAAGCTCGGTGGAGAGCTCCTCCTGCCTCGAGGAGAGGAGCATGCCAAATTCCTCAACAGCATGAAGTGA
- the mcm10 gene encoding protein MCM10 homolog isoform X2, translated as MEREDDLDILTALLAESEGIGEEQESQEQADDLDGLFDKENDEEYKEGVEEEKRNVDEMLELFGDVDDIEQEEKDKESEGGRENMNKSKEDLQEELRQMKEQMERLQQQLEASQKVSVPSASSSKTSGKNSPSVTPVRPKPAPTRQPSQARPATNAQKTPAASSSTPVRAGSLKLQESSEFSSQLSIAESFKSKPRVAHQPKPRTSPESRGPLVEIKIGSSFKPIESTSTAPDALRSPSASHSRPAAAALAVQPKAPSYPSLPKDVALEKYSGLRLRKPRVSSSEMDRKMADRRLIRLSQLPERMARETLEDRDWVTFAVLVNKATPQSNSSGKTFSIWKLNDLHNLEVFVSLFLFGEVHKEHWKTETGTVVGLLNPNPMKQKEGYDGVSLTVDHPQKVLLMGEAQDYGTCKGVKRNGEPCSQIVNMYECPYCQYHVKAQYKKMSSKRAELQSSFSGRAPSKVMGKGKAGGLRERICQDGFYYGGVSSAACAASLTTSKPNKPTQKTLDKLFVRGSAQLVSQAKRLAMQSGEVAGCSDEFKSLMSVPTPGALQLKKHLTQGSQSVSKETSGAPLQSISASDLLKQQKRKQRELLESRRKRVEEVQKRSLENSGGATGQHCLMSPKAASEVPTASQSPAAPHTPTLGRGFSKGDDILFFDTSPPPAPSPSTLSLSAAKLSALKKLRAKGTGLVKEDPNAVKRKRSDSSEINARVERNRTSPSGTRCSFFRCEASANEDEEPAQKKKQEQLNYVQSEEFQKILNAKSRHGVILQAAEYQLQERYFNVLVKKEQMEEKMRNIREMKCRAVTCKKCSYTYFKPADRCVEENHDLRWHEAMKRFFKCPCGQRAIALDRLPHKHCSNCGLFKWERDGMLKEKTGPKLGGELLLPRGEEHAKFLNSMK; from the exons ATGGAGA GAGAGGATGATCTGGATATTCTGACTGCGCTGCTGGCTGAGAGCGAGGGTATTGGCGAAGAACAAGAAAGCCAGGAGCAGGCGGACGATCTGGATGGGCTGTTTGACAAGGAAAATGACGAGGAGTACAAAGAGGGCGTCGAGGAGGAAAAGCGCAATGTGGACGAGATGTTGGAGCTCTTTGGAGATGTGGATGACATCGAACAAGAGGAGAAGGACAAAGAATCAGAGGGTGGCCGTGAGAACATGAACAAGTCGAAAGAGGATTTACAAG AGGAGTTGAGGCAGATGAAGGAACAGATGGAGAggttgcagcagcagctggaggcCAGCCAGAAAGTCTCAGTCCCGTCAGCCTCTTCATCCAAGACTTCAGGAAAAAACTCACCAAGTGTCACACCAGTGAGACCCAAACCTGCACCTACCCGACAACCAAGCCAGGCCAGACCAGCCACTAACGCACAGAAGACACCAGCAG CGTCTTCATCCACTCCAGTGAGAGCAGGAAGCCTCAAGCTCCAGGAGTCCTCTGAGTTTTCTTCTCAGCTCAGCATTGCTGAGTCATTTAAAAGCAAACCGAGAGTGGCTCACCAACCTAAACCCAGGACATCACCGG AAAGCAGAGGACCACTGGTAGAGATAAAGATTGGCAGCTCCTTCAAGCCCATAGAGAGCACCAGCACAGCTCCTGATGCTCTGCGCTCACCTTCAGCGTCCCATAGCAGACCTGCAGCAGCTGCGTTAGCAGTGCAGCCTAAAGCTCCTTCTTACCCATCTCTTCCCAAAGACGTGGCTCTTGAGAAATATTCAGGACTGCGGCTCAG AAAACCACGTGTTTCTTCTAGCGAGATGGACCGTAAGATGGCTGACCGCCGTCTGATCCGATTGTCACAGTTACCGGAGCGTATGGCTCGGGAGACGCTGGAAGACCGCGATTGGGTGACGTTTGCTGTGCTGGTCAATAAAGCCACGCCTCAAAGCAACAGCAGT GGCAAAACCTTTAGCATCTGGAAACTGAACGACCTCCATAACCTGGaagtgtttgtgtctctgtttctgtttggtGAAGTTCACAAAGAGCACTGGAAGACTGAGACGGGCACAGTAGTTGGACTCCTCAACCCAAACCCCATGAAGCAGAAAGAAGGATATGACGGG GTGAGCCTGACGGTGGATCACCCACAGAAGGTGCTGCTGATGGGTGAAGCTCAGGACTACGGTACCTGCAAGGgtgtgaagaggaacggagagCCATGCTCGCAAATAGTTAACATG TATGAGTGCCCATACTGCCAGTATCACGTCAAGGCCCAGTATAAGAAGATGAGCTCAAAAAGGGCAGAGCTACAGTCATCGTTTTCCGGAAGAGCGCCCAGTAAAGTCATGGGGAAGGGGAAGGCAGGCGGCCTGAGAGAGCGGATTTGTCAGGACGGTTTCTACTACGGCGGCGTGTCCTCTGCTGCCTGTGCCGCCTCACT GACCACGTCCAAACCGAACAAACCCACCCAGAAAACTCTGGACAAGCTGTTTGTGAGAGGCTCGGCTCAGCTCGTCAGTCAGGCCAAGAGGCTCG ccaTGCAGTCTGGTGAAGTTGCAGGTTGCTCAGATGAATTTAAGAGCCTGATGTCAGTGCCAACACCTGGAGCTCTGCAGCTGAAGAAGCATCTCACGCAGGGCAGCCAGTCAG TTTCCAAAGAAACATCTGGAGCTCCTCTTCAGTCCATCTCGGCCTCAGACCTGCTGAAGCAGCAGAAACGGAAGCAGCGAGAGCTCCTGGAGAGCCGGCGGAAGAGAGTGGAAGAAGTTCAGAAAAGGTCACTGGAGAACTCGGGTGGTGCGACAGGCCAACATTGTTTAATGTCACCAAAAGCTGCTTCTGAAGTCCCCACGGCCTCTCAAAGCCCAGCGGCGCCCCACACTCCGACCCTGGGCCGAGGCTTCTCCAAGGGCGATGATATCCTCTTCTTTGATACCAGCCCCCCTCCAGCTCCTTCTCCCAGCACCCTCAGCCTATCAGCTGCCAAGCTGTCTGCTCTGAAGAAGCTAAGGGCCAAAGGCACAGGGCTGGTGAAGGAAGACCCCAACGctgtgaagaggaagaggagtgaCAGCAGTGAGATCAACGCCCGAGTAGAGCGGAATCGCACCTCACCCAGTGGTACACGTTGCAGTtttttcagat GTGAAGCCTCCGCTAATGAGGACGAGGAGCCAGCGCAGAAAAAGAAGCAAGAACAACTCAACTATGTCCAGTCAGAGGAGTTTCAGAAGATCCTGAATGCCAAATCTCGCCATGGCGTTATACTTCAAGCG gCAGAGTACCAGCTACAGGAGCGCTACTTCAATGTTCTGGTGAAGAAGGAGCAGATGGAGGAGAAGATGAGGAACATCAGAGAGATGAAGTGTCGAGCTGTCACCTGTAAAAAG TGTAGTTACACCTACTTCAAGCCGGCGGATCGTTGTGTAGAGGAGAACCATGATCTGCGGTGGCACGAGGCAATGAAACGCTTCTTTAAATGTCCTTGTGGACAGAGAGCCATTGCTCTGGACAGACtgccacacaaacactgcag CAACTGTGGTCTGTTTAAATGGGAACGAGATGGGATGTTGAAG GAGAAAACTGGCCCTAAGCTCGGTGGAGAGCTCCTCCTGCCTCGAGGAGAGGAGCATGCCAAATTCCTCAACAGCATGAAGTGA
- the mcm10 gene encoding protein MCM10 homolog isoform X1, with amino-acid sequence MEREDDLDILTALLAESEGIGEEQESQEQADDLDGLFDKENDEEYKEGVEEEKRNVDEMLELFGDVDDIEQEEKDKESEGGRENMNKSKEDLQEELRQMKEQMERLQQQLEASQKVSVPSASSSKTSGKNSPSVTPVRPKPAPTRQPSQARPATNAQKTPAAASSSTPVRAGSLKLQESSEFSSQLSIAESFKSKPRVAHQPKPRTSPESRGPLVEIKIGSSFKPIESTSTAPDALRSPSASHSRPAAAALAVQPKAPSYPSLPKDVALEKYSGLRLRKPRVSSSEMDRKMADRRLIRLSQLPERMARETLEDRDWVTFAVLVNKATPQSNSSGKTFSIWKLNDLHNLEVFVSLFLFGEVHKEHWKTETGTVVGLLNPNPMKQKEGYDGVSLTVDHPQKVLLMGEAQDYGTCKGVKRNGEPCSQIVNMYECPYCQYHVKAQYKKMSSKRAELQSSFSGRAPSKVMGKGKAGGLRERICQDGFYYGGVSSAACAASLTTSKPNKPTQKTLDKLFVRGSAQLVSQAKRLAMQSGEVAGCSDEFKSLMSVPTPGALQLKKHLTQGSQSVSKETSGAPLQSISASDLLKQQKRKQRELLESRRKRVEEVQKRSLENSGGATGQHCLMSPKAASEVPTASQSPAAPHTPTLGRGFSKGDDILFFDTSPPPAPSPSTLSLSAAKLSALKKLRAKGTGLVKEDPNAVKRKRSDSSEINARVERNRTSPSGTRCSFFRCEASANEDEEPAQKKKQEQLNYVQSEEFQKILNAKSRHGVILQAAEYQLQERYFNVLVKKEQMEEKMRNIREMKCRAVTCKKCSYTYFKPADRCVEENHDLRWHEAMKRFFKCPCGQRAIALDRLPHKHCSNCGLFKWERDGMLKEKTGPKLGGELLLPRGEEHAKFLNSMK; translated from the exons ATGGAGA GAGAGGATGATCTGGATATTCTGACTGCGCTGCTGGCTGAGAGCGAGGGTATTGGCGAAGAACAAGAAAGCCAGGAGCAGGCGGACGATCTGGATGGGCTGTTTGACAAGGAAAATGACGAGGAGTACAAAGAGGGCGTCGAGGAGGAAAAGCGCAATGTGGACGAGATGTTGGAGCTCTTTGGAGATGTGGATGACATCGAACAAGAGGAGAAGGACAAAGAATCAGAGGGTGGCCGTGAGAACATGAACAAGTCGAAAGAGGATTTACAAG AGGAGTTGAGGCAGATGAAGGAACAGATGGAGAggttgcagcagcagctggaggcCAGCCAGAAAGTCTCAGTCCCGTCAGCCTCTTCATCCAAGACTTCAGGAAAAAACTCACCAAGTGTCACACCAGTGAGACCCAAACCTGCACCTACCCGACAACCAAGCCAGGCCAGACCAGCCACTAACGCACAGAAGACACCAGCAG CAGCGTCTTCATCCACTCCAGTGAGAGCAGGAAGCCTCAAGCTCCAGGAGTCCTCTGAGTTTTCTTCTCAGCTCAGCATTGCTGAGTCATTTAAAAGCAAACCGAGAGTGGCTCACCAACCTAAACCCAGGACATCACCGG AAAGCAGAGGACCACTGGTAGAGATAAAGATTGGCAGCTCCTTCAAGCCCATAGAGAGCACCAGCACAGCTCCTGATGCTCTGCGCTCACCTTCAGCGTCCCATAGCAGACCTGCAGCAGCTGCGTTAGCAGTGCAGCCTAAAGCTCCTTCTTACCCATCTCTTCCCAAAGACGTGGCTCTTGAGAAATATTCAGGACTGCGGCTCAG AAAACCACGTGTTTCTTCTAGCGAGATGGACCGTAAGATGGCTGACCGCCGTCTGATCCGATTGTCACAGTTACCGGAGCGTATGGCTCGGGAGACGCTGGAAGACCGCGATTGGGTGACGTTTGCTGTGCTGGTCAATAAAGCCACGCCTCAAAGCAACAGCAGT GGCAAAACCTTTAGCATCTGGAAACTGAACGACCTCCATAACCTGGaagtgtttgtgtctctgtttctgtttggtGAAGTTCACAAAGAGCACTGGAAGACTGAGACGGGCACAGTAGTTGGACTCCTCAACCCAAACCCCATGAAGCAGAAAGAAGGATATGACGGG GTGAGCCTGACGGTGGATCACCCACAGAAGGTGCTGCTGATGGGTGAAGCTCAGGACTACGGTACCTGCAAGGgtgtgaagaggaacggagagCCATGCTCGCAAATAGTTAACATG TATGAGTGCCCATACTGCCAGTATCACGTCAAGGCCCAGTATAAGAAGATGAGCTCAAAAAGGGCAGAGCTACAGTCATCGTTTTCCGGAAGAGCGCCCAGTAAAGTCATGGGGAAGGGGAAGGCAGGCGGCCTGAGAGAGCGGATTTGTCAGGACGGTTTCTACTACGGCGGCGTGTCCTCTGCTGCCTGTGCCGCCTCACT GACCACGTCCAAACCGAACAAACCCACCCAGAAAACTCTGGACAAGCTGTTTGTGAGAGGCTCGGCTCAGCTCGTCAGTCAGGCCAAGAGGCTCG ccaTGCAGTCTGGTGAAGTTGCAGGTTGCTCAGATGAATTTAAGAGCCTGATGTCAGTGCCAACACCTGGAGCTCTGCAGCTGAAGAAGCATCTCACGCAGGGCAGCCAGTCAG TTTCCAAAGAAACATCTGGAGCTCCTCTTCAGTCCATCTCGGCCTCAGACCTGCTGAAGCAGCAGAAACGGAAGCAGCGAGAGCTCCTGGAGAGCCGGCGGAAGAGAGTGGAAGAAGTTCAGAAAAGGTCACTGGAGAACTCGGGTGGTGCGACAGGCCAACATTGTTTAATGTCACCAAAAGCTGCTTCTGAAGTCCCCACGGCCTCTCAAAGCCCAGCGGCGCCCCACACTCCGACCCTGGGCCGAGGCTTCTCCAAGGGCGATGATATCCTCTTCTTTGATACCAGCCCCCCTCCAGCTCCTTCTCCCAGCACCCTCAGCCTATCAGCTGCCAAGCTGTCTGCTCTGAAGAAGCTAAGGGCCAAAGGCACAGGGCTGGTGAAGGAAGACCCCAACGctgtgaagaggaagaggagtgaCAGCAGTGAGATCAACGCCCGAGTAGAGCGGAATCGCACCTCACCCAGTGGTACACGTTGCAGTtttttcagat GTGAAGCCTCCGCTAATGAGGACGAGGAGCCAGCGCAGAAAAAGAAGCAAGAACAACTCAACTATGTCCAGTCAGAGGAGTTTCAGAAGATCCTGAATGCCAAATCTCGCCATGGCGTTATACTTCAAGCG gCAGAGTACCAGCTACAGGAGCGCTACTTCAATGTTCTGGTGAAGAAGGAGCAGATGGAGGAGAAGATGAGGAACATCAGAGAGATGAAGTGTCGAGCTGTCACCTGTAAAAAG TGTAGTTACACCTACTTCAAGCCGGCGGATCGTTGTGTAGAGGAGAACCATGATCTGCGGTGGCACGAGGCAATGAAACGCTTCTTTAAATGTCCTTGTGGACAGAGAGCCATTGCTCTGGACAGACtgccacacaaacactgcag CAACTGTGGTCTGTTTAAATGGGAACGAGATGGGATGTTGAAG GAGAAAACTGGCCCTAAGCTCGGTGGAGAGCTCCTCCTGCCTCGAGGAGAGGAGCATGCCAAATTCCTCAACAGCATGAAGTGA
- the mcm10 gene encoding protein MCM10 homolog isoform X4, producing the protein MLELFGDVDDIEQEEKDKESEGGRENMNKSKEDLQEELRQMKEQMERLQQQLEASQKVSVPSASSSKTSGKNSPSVTPVRPKPAPTRQPSQARPATNAQKTPAAASSSTPVRAGSLKLQESSEFSSQLSIAESFKSKPRVAHQPKPRTSPESRGPLVEIKIGSSFKPIESTSTAPDALRSPSASHSRPAAAALAVQPKAPSYPSLPKDVALEKYSGLRLRKPRVSSSEMDRKMADRRLIRLSQLPERMARETLEDRDWVTFAVLVNKATPQSNSSGKTFSIWKLNDLHNLEVFVSLFLFGEVHKEHWKTETGTVVGLLNPNPMKQKEGYDGVSLTVDHPQKVLLMGEAQDYGTCKGVKRNGEPCSQIVNMYECPYCQYHVKAQYKKMSSKRAELQSSFSGRAPSKVMGKGKAGGLRERICQDGFYYGGVSSAACAASLTTSKPNKPTQKTLDKLFVRGSAQLVSQAKRLAMQSGEVAGCSDEFKSLMSVPTPGALQLKKHLTQGSQSVSKETSGAPLQSISASDLLKQQKRKQRELLESRRKRVEEVQKRSLENSGGATGQHCLMSPKAASEVPTASQSPAAPHTPTLGRGFSKGDDILFFDTSPPPAPSPSTLSLSAAKLSALKKLRAKGTGLVKEDPNAVKRKRSDSSEINARVERNRTSPSGTRCSFFRCEASANEDEEPAQKKKQEQLNYVQSEEFQKILNAKSRHGVILQAAEYQLQERYFNVLVKKEQMEEKMRNIREMKCRAVTCKKCSYTYFKPADRCVEENHDLRWHEAMKRFFKCPCGQRAIALDRLPHKHCSNCGLFKWERDGMLKEKTGPKLGGELLLPRGEEHAKFLNSMK; encoded by the exons ATGTTGGAGCTCTTTGGAGATGTGGATGACATCGAACAAGAGGAGAAGGACAAAGAATCAGAGGGTGGCCGTGAGAACATGAACAAGTCGAAAGAGGATTTACAAG AGGAGTTGAGGCAGATGAAGGAACAGATGGAGAggttgcagcagcagctggaggcCAGCCAGAAAGTCTCAGTCCCGTCAGCCTCTTCATCCAAGACTTCAGGAAAAAACTCACCAAGTGTCACACCAGTGAGACCCAAACCTGCACCTACCCGACAACCAAGCCAGGCCAGACCAGCCACTAACGCACAGAAGACACCAGCAG CAGCGTCTTCATCCACTCCAGTGAGAGCAGGAAGCCTCAAGCTCCAGGAGTCCTCTGAGTTTTCTTCTCAGCTCAGCATTGCTGAGTCATTTAAAAGCAAACCGAGAGTGGCTCACCAACCTAAACCCAGGACATCACCGG AAAGCAGAGGACCACTGGTAGAGATAAAGATTGGCAGCTCCTTCAAGCCCATAGAGAGCACCAGCACAGCTCCTGATGCTCTGCGCTCACCTTCAGCGTCCCATAGCAGACCTGCAGCAGCTGCGTTAGCAGTGCAGCCTAAAGCTCCTTCTTACCCATCTCTTCCCAAAGACGTGGCTCTTGAGAAATATTCAGGACTGCGGCTCAG AAAACCACGTGTTTCTTCTAGCGAGATGGACCGTAAGATGGCTGACCGCCGTCTGATCCGATTGTCACAGTTACCGGAGCGTATGGCTCGGGAGACGCTGGAAGACCGCGATTGGGTGACGTTTGCTGTGCTGGTCAATAAAGCCACGCCTCAAAGCAACAGCAGT GGCAAAACCTTTAGCATCTGGAAACTGAACGACCTCCATAACCTGGaagtgtttgtgtctctgtttctgtttggtGAAGTTCACAAAGAGCACTGGAAGACTGAGACGGGCACAGTAGTTGGACTCCTCAACCCAAACCCCATGAAGCAGAAAGAAGGATATGACGGG GTGAGCCTGACGGTGGATCACCCACAGAAGGTGCTGCTGATGGGTGAAGCTCAGGACTACGGTACCTGCAAGGgtgtgaagaggaacggagagCCATGCTCGCAAATAGTTAACATG TATGAGTGCCCATACTGCCAGTATCACGTCAAGGCCCAGTATAAGAAGATGAGCTCAAAAAGGGCAGAGCTACAGTCATCGTTTTCCGGAAGAGCGCCCAGTAAAGTCATGGGGAAGGGGAAGGCAGGCGGCCTGAGAGAGCGGATTTGTCAGGACGGTTTCTACTACGGCGGCGTGTCCTCTGCTGCCTGTGCCGCCTCACT GACCACGTCCAAACCGAACAAACCCACCCAGAAAACTCTGGACAAGCTGTTTGTGAGAGGCTCGGCTCAGCTCGTCAGTCAGGCCAAGAGGCTCG ccaTGCAGTCTGGTGAAGTTGCAGGTTGCTCAGATGAATTTAAGAGCCTGATGTCAGTGCCAACACCTGGAGCTCTGCAGCTGAAGAAGCATCTCACGCAGGGCAGCCAGTCAG TTTCCAAAGAAACATCTGGAGCTCCTCTTCAGTCCATCTCGGCCTCAGACCTGCTGAAGCAGCAGAAACGGAAGCAGCGAGAGCTCCTGGAGAGCCGGCGGAAGAGAGTGGAAGAAGTTCAGAAAAGGTCACTGGAGAACTCGGGTGGTGCGACAGGCCAACATTGTTTAATGTCACCAAAAGCTGCTTCTGAAGTCCCCACGGCCTCTCAAAGCCCAGCGGCGCCCCACACTCCGACCCTGGGCCGAGGCTTCTCCAAGGGCGATGATATCCTCTTCTTTGATACCAGCCCCCCTCCAGCTCCTTCTCCCAGCACCCTCAGCCTATCAGCTGCCAAGCTGTCTGCTCTGAAGAAGCTAAGGGCCAAAGGCACAGGGCTGGTGAAGGAAGACCCCAACGctgtgaagaggaagaggagtgaCAGCAGTGAGATCAACGCCCGAGTAGAGCGGAATCGCACCTCACCCAGTGGTACACGTTGCAGTtttttcagat GTGAAGCCTCCGCTAATGAGGACGAGGAGCCAGCGCAGAAAAAGAAGCAAGAACAACTCAACTATGTCCAGTCAGAGGAGTTTCAGAAGATCCTGAATGCCAAATCTCGCCATGGCGTTATACTTCAAGCG gCAGAGTACCAGCTACAGGAGCGCTACTTCAATGTTCTGGTGAAGAAGGAGCAGATGGAGGAGAAGATGAGGAACATCAGAGAGATGAAGTGTCGAGCTGTCACCTGTAAAAAG TGTAGTTACACCTACTTCAAGCCGGCGGATCGTTGTGTAGAGGAGAACCATGATCTGCGGTGGCACGAGGCAATGAAACGCTTCTTTAAATGTCCTTGTGGACAGAGAGCCATTGCTCTGGACAGACtgccacacaaacactgcag CAACTGTGGTCTGTTTAAATGGGAACGAGATGGGATGTTGAAG GAGAAAACTGGCCCTAAGCTCGGTGGAGAGCTCCTCCTGCCTCGAGGAGAGGAGCATGCCAAATTCCTCAACAGCATGAAGTGA